The following nucleotide sequence is from Bacteroidota bacterium.
TAGAAGGCAGTATTTATGAATGCCTCATAGACGGTGCCAATCCAAAGGAGTTGATCATTAAGTCCGAAATTGATGGGCTCGACATTATTCCTTCGCACATTGACCTGGTGGGTGCCGAAATCGAGATGCTCAATATGGAAAGCCGCGAGTATATGCTGAAAAAAATCTGTCAGCCACTGGCTCAAGAATACGACTACATATTAATCGACTGTTCACCTTCTCTGGGTTTAATTACCGTAAATGCACTTACAGCAGCCAATTCGGTAATGATCCCTGTTCAATGCGAATATTTTGCACTGGAAGGTTTAGGTAAGCTGCTGAATACCATTAAAATTATTCAAAGCAAGCTCAATACCGAACTTGAAATCGAAGGCTTTGTGCTTACCATGCACGATCCCAGACTTCGCCTCTCGAACCAGGTAGTAGACGAAGTGAAAAAACACTTTCAGCAAATGGTTTTTGAAACATTGGTGCACCGCAACATCAAGCTAAGCGAAGCTCCAAGTTTTGGAAAACCTGTGGTGCTTTACGATGCCGAATCGAAAGGGTCGGTAAATTATCTGAACCTGGCCCGTGAGCTTATTACTAAAAATGAACAAGTTGAAGTTTAATTAAACTATGGAGATGGCGAAAAAGAATTCATTAGGAAGAGGATTAGGGGCTTTGATTGAAAGTCAGGAAACGGCACCACGTCCGCTAAACCATACAAGTTATAACAAACCCAGTGGAGTGGCCGAAATTGATTTGGATGAAATAGATGCCAACCCATACCAGCCGCGTACTATATTCGACGAAGAAGCCTTACAGGAACTAGCCTCTTCCATAATAGAAATTGGTATTATCCAGCCCGTTACAGTGCGCGAGAAAAGCGATGGCAGATACCAGCTTATTTCTGGTGAACGCCGCCTGCGCGCCTCAAAAATGGCTGGTCTGAAAAAAATACCCGCATACATTCGCAAGGCCAACGACCAGAACATGCTAGAAATGGCACTGGTGGAAAACATACAACGCGAAGACCTCGATGCCATCGAAATAGCTATCAGTTACCAACGCTTAATCGATGAGTGTAGCCTAACGCAAGAACTCATGAGCCAGCGCGTAGGAAAAAAGAGAGCTACTGTAAGTAATTACCTTCGTCTGTTAAAATTACCTGCCGACATTCAGTTGGGTATTAAAGAAAGAAAGGTCACCATGGGCCATGCACGTGCCCTGGTAAATATTGAAAAACCACAAGACCAATTACGAATTTTCAACAAAATTATAGAGCAGGAACTTTCGGTGCGCAAGGTAGAAGAACTGGTAAGGTTACATAACATGCCTACCGAAGATCCAAAGCCGAAAGCCCAGGTGGTAAAGGAATACGAAAGCCTGAAGCAGGATCTGGTTCGGTACTTTAATTCGCGAGTAGAGTTTAAACGCGACAATAATGGCACAGGTAAAATCGTTATCCCATTTCAATCAGACGAGGATTTGGAGCGAATTATTGCTATTTTTGACAAGCTTAATACCTGAGAATAGACTTAAATGTACAGCGGTACGCTAAAAACATACTTCATTTTAAGCATCCTTATGGGTGCTTTCTTTGTTTTTTGTTCAGAGGCAAAAGCGCAAAGTGATACTCTCCAGAAGAATGAAACCCTGCTGACACAAGAAACTACTACTGCTGAGGACGATACGGCAAAAAAGCCCCGCAAACACTCACCCAAAATAGCTACATTTTCTTCCATGCTGGTACCCGGTCTGGGGCAAGCATACAACCAGAAATATTGGAAAATACCAATTATATGGGGTGGCGGATTAGCACTTTATTCTTATTACGATTACAACAATGCTTATTACCATCGGTTTAAATTAGCCGACGAGCAAGTGGCTGAAGGCCTTCCGGTAACCGACCCAGACATACAAAAATTAGAGGATAACCCCGATGCAATTGAACAATATAAAAACTCCTTTCGCCGGCATCGCGACCGAGCCTTAATTTTTGCGGGGCTGCTCTATACTGCGAACGTGGTAGATGCTTTGGTTGATGCACATCTGCTCAGCTACGATATTAGCAAAGACTTGTCGATGCAATGGCAGCCTGCTTACATACCTCTCGATCCTGAAACTTATACACAGGGTGTATGGGGTGTAAACTTTCAAATCAGATTTTAGCAAAACACAAAACATGAGAACACTACTAACCACTTTACTGATTTTTTCTGCATTTACCTTTGCCCAGGCCAGCAACGATACAACACAGGTAGATCCTGACTCTGCCCTTTACTACCTCGAAATGCCCGATACAGCAGAATTCGATGCTGCCTTCGATGCCAATGTCGATACCATGCTAAACCTCTATTATGTAGATGAAAGCCTGAAAGAAAATGATCTGCTCTCAGAGTCAAAAACTATCCCTGTGTTTCCTGACAGTGTGTATGCTGAACGTTTGGAAAAACTTCCAGTAATGGCCGAAATGACTTACAACAACATAGTACGCCGGTACATTGATGTGTATACCGTAAAAAAGCGGAGCTCCGTGGAAGTAATGCTGGGTCTCTCGGAACACTATTTTCCGCTATTCGATGAAATTTTCGATTATTACGGGGTACCCAACGAACTGAAATACATGGCGATTATTGAATCTGCGCTCAATCCAAGAGCCTATTCAAGGGCAAGAGCCGTAGGGCTTTGGCAGTTTATGTATGGAACCGGCCGGGTTTATGGGCTCGAAATCAATTCGCTGGTCGATGAACGTATGGATCCGATTAAATCGACACATGCAGCAGCCCGCTTTATCCGCGATTTGTATGGGATGTATGGCGACTGGCTGATGGCCATTGCAGCCTATAATTGTGGGCCTGGCAATGTCAACAAGGCTATACGCCGATCGGGTGGAAAGAAAACATTTTGGGAGATATATTATTACCTGCCCCGCGAAACCAGAGGTCATGTGCCGGCTTTTATTGCTGCCACTTATACCATGAACTACTACCACGAACACGATCTGGAACCTAAGAATATCGATTTTCCGCACAATACTGATACAATTATGGTATCCGAAAAACTCCATCTTTCGCAGGTATCAGAAGTAATGGGGCTTCCGCTGAAACAATTGCAAGACTTGAACCCACAGTATCGCTACAATATTATTCCGGGGCAGATAAAGCCATATGCTTTAAGACTACCCAACGAACAGGCTTTGGTCTTTATCGACCTGCAGGATTCTATTTTTCATTACAAAGATTCGGTCTATTTTAACTCGAAGCAAACTGCGGAACCACAACAATATACTGCTCACGCCCCGCAGGCTCCGGGACCAGATTATATAAAACTTAACTATACCGTGAAATCCGGCGATGCTATTGGCCTGATTGCACAATGGTACAATGTGCGTACTTCCGACATTGCCTATTGGAACAATATCAGAGGGAATGTCATTCGTGCCGGACAAAAGCTTGCCATATACAAACACAAAAACAGTGCTGGCAATTATGCCGATCTGAACGATATGACCTA
It contains:
- a CDS encoding ParA family protein; this encodes MGKIIALANQKGGVGKTTTAINLAASLAVLERKVLIVDADPQANATSGIGLDVRNIEGSIYECLIDGANPKELIIKSEIDGLDIIPSHIDLVGAEIEMLNMESREYMLKKICQPLAQEYDYILIDCSPSLGLITVNALTAANSVMIPVQCEYFALEGLGKLLNTIKIIQSKLNTELEIEGFVLTMHDPRLRLSNQVVDEVKKHFQQMVFETLVHRNIKLSEAPSFGKPVVLYDAESKGSVNYLNLARELITKNEQVEV
- a CDS encoding ParB/RepB/Spo0J family partition protein → MAKKNSLGRGLGALIESQETAPRPLNHTSYNKPSGVAEIDLDEIDANPYQPRTIFDEEALQELASSIIEIGIIQPVTVREKSDGRYQLISGERRLRASKMAGLKKIPAYIRKANDQNMLEMALVENIQREDLDAIEIAISYQRLIDECSLTQELMSQRVGKKRATVSNYLRLLKLPADIQLGIKERKVTMGHARALVNIEKPQDQLRIFNKIIEQELSVRKVEELVRLHNMPTEDPKPKAQVVKEYESLKQDLVRYFNSRVEFKRDNNGTGKIVIPFQSDEDLERIIAIFDKLNT
- a CDS encoding transglycosylase SLT domain-containing protein: MRTLLTTLLIFSAFTFAQASNDTTQVDPDSALYYLEMPDTAEFDAAFDANVDTMLNLYYVDESLKENDLLSESKTIPVFPDSVYAERLEKLPVMAEMTYNNIVRRYIDVYTVKKRSSVEVMLGLSEHYFPLFDEIFDYYGVPNELKYMAIIESALNPRAYSRARAVGLWQFMYGTGRVYGLEINSLVDERMDPIKSTHAAARFIRDLYGMYGDWLMAIAAYNCGPGNVNKAIRRSGGKKTFWEIYYYLPRETRGHVPAFIAATYTMNYYHEHDLEPKNIDFPHNTDTIMVSEKLHLSQVSEVMGLPLKQLQDLNPQYRYNIIPGQIKPYALRLPNEQALVFIDLQDSIFHYKDSVYFNSKQTAEPQQYTAHAPQAPGPDYIKLNYTVKSGDAIGLIAQWYNVRTSDIAYWNNIRGNVIRAGQKLAIYKHKNSAGNYADLNDMTYAQKQARIGKTVSPSTAAVSQPANDDKGDYEIYTVRSGDTLWDIAKQYPGVSDTDIMRWNNISNASSLKPGQKLRIKPKS